GATTCAGGACGCTGAATATCCGGCTTGTTCCTGCTGCTCTGAAAGCATGACTTTTATTGGGCAGTTGGATTGGGGGGAGGTTGAGGAATACGGTGAGGGAATCTATTATATGTTCTTATGTTCAGATTGCAGGGTCACCGCGACACTATTTCAGCAAACATAACTTGAATGTAAACCGCCAAGAATGACTGTTTTTACATAGAACCTTATTGGAGGAAGTTAGTACACATGAATTATGTAATTGACGGTGATACCAATTTTATGGGGATCGTAAATGCCGATCGTTATACATCCTTTGTAGATTCAGATTGGGATTTGGATTTGGATATGCTGCGGCAACATGTTGCAGAGGAAATGAAGAAAGGCAATGTCATCGTCTGGCAGCTTACCTCGGAAGGTGTTGAGGTGGATTAGGGGCAAGAGTGATTGTAGGAACGATTTGTATATACGTAGCGTCTTAAAACAGACAAAGGGGAGTCCCGGGTCGATAGACCTTTTGGACTCCCTGTCTTTTTTGTTGGTGAAGTACTTCACTGCTTCTGTTAATTCTCATTCAATGCCTCTGCCGCTAGTTGATTTAGTACCGTGTTATCCATCGGGGGATTATGCAATCCTGCACGGATGTCACGGTAGTAACGTTCTAGCGGAAAATCCTTGGACAGACTTGATCCGCCTACGATGCGCATAGCCAGATCCACAACGGATAAAGCATGGTTGGTCACAGTGTATTTAGCGAGTCCAAGCTGTGCCCGCATGGATGATCGGGCGGAAGGGTCGCGGTCCCACCGATCAGCAGCTTCATACATGACCGTTCGGGCAATGCGAAGTTCACTTTCCATTTTTCCAATGGACTGTTGCACGGTTGGAAGGGTGGCAATGGAAGCTTGAACACTGCTTGGTTTATAGGATTTGGCATATTCCAGAGCAAAATCTCTCGCAGCAAGGGCAATGCCCATGTAGCATGCCGGAATGTGAAGAAGCCATCCGCCGCCGTCATCGGTTCCCTTACCAGTAATCCGGGCATTGTCGGCTGCAAAAGCTTCGTGTAACACAACATCATGACTTCCGGTGCCGCGCATACCAAGCGTATTCCAAGTCTCATCGATGGTGGTACGGTCACTCTGATCAATGAGAAATTCTCCAATTGTGTCTTCCTCTGGAACATAGGCGGTTACGACGAATCGATCTAGTATCGGAGAGAGTGTGCTGAATGTTTTACGGCCCGAGATATGCCATCCGCCTTCAGTCCGCACAGCGGTCGTTTCGGGTTTGCCACCGCGACTGGGGCTGCCCGTACCAGCTTCACTGGCGAACACGTTCATCATAGCGCCTTGAGCTACGACGTCCCTGCACAGATCCGCATACAATGCTTCCGGCCATTTTTCGGCCGTTCTTAGATGAAGCATTTGGCCCAGATGCCATCCTACGGCCAAAGCCGTAGAGCCATCGCCGTAAGCGAGCCGCTCCTGCACCTGTACCATCTCGTACAGCGTAATTTCATCACCGCCGTATTGGCGGGGGACGGTTAGTTTCATATAGCCCGCCTGCCGAAGATCGTTAAAATTTTCAAAAGGAAAGCTTCCTTTTGTATCGTGGATCGGTGCTCTTTTTGCAAAGCGTTCGGCCAAGACATCCACCTGTTTCAATCGCTCACGCTCCGCCTCACTTCGTATATAATAATCGATAAAACGAGTCATGGTATGTCACTCCTTCTCGGATCGTATCAATGCATACATTTTATCATAAGAATGAAATAATCCCCAGAAAGCAGGTTGTGTTAAACGGGATTGTAGTTGTCTGGATTTGCTTATTTTCACAAAACTAGTTCCAAAGACGCCGAAAGAACTCAAAAAATCCCGCTGATTTTTGCGGATATTGATCATTATTTCGTGAATGCTCAAATACTAGCTTTTTAAAACGGGCATAAAGCCCGCTTTTTTGTATACCACCAGACCTGTTGTGTTCTGTAATGCACCTTCTATATACTTTTTGTAAGGGGTGCTACCGAAGCTTTTACTATACTACTAGGAATGAATGCTTATATGGAATAACCATTAGGAGGATCAAATCATCATGAAATCTACCATCTGCGATCTTATGGCAGAGCTGGACGAGTTGCTTGAGGACAAGGTGTCGGAGGATCTTAAAGATTTACATCGGAGTTATAAGCTGGGAAAAGGTGCAAGCGAGGAAAGCCTGGACCAATTCGAGAAGAAATTCGGGGTGAAACTGCCTGATGATTTCAGAGGTTTTTACGGCCTTAAGGATGGCAGTGGTTATGCCTTTCATATTTTGTATCCGGGAGATGAACTGGATGAGGAGTTCACTCCGTTTTATCTGATGAGCCTTGAGGAAATGGAAGAAACGAAGTCATATTTCTGTGAGCGGGATGAGCGCTTGGATGAGTATTATTCTAAGGAAGAAATCAGCAAGCTGGACCCCGAGATCAAGCCGTTTCTTTTTCATAAACAATGGTTTCCTTTTGCATCCATGGCGGGAGGCTCACTTTACTTAATGCTGGATTTCGATCCGGCGGAGTCCGGAGATTATGGGCAAGTCATTGTATACGTACATGACCCGGATTTTATCTATTATGTGGCGAAATCTTTTACCGAACTGTTGAAGGAATCCAACCACAATTTGAAAACGAATATTGAAGAGATAGAGTACTGATTGAATACGGGAGGAAAAAGAATGAATTGGTTGAATCAAGAAACCGCAGCTGCTTGGCGTTCGGAAGGACATCGTTATGCCAGGGAGATCAACGAGTATGTCCGGCTCGGAATGGAATCAGGATGGGACAAGAAATTGAAAGAGCCGGAGAACGATTCCCGCAGTAAACTTGCAGCAGATGTCTGGAAGATGATTCGGGAAGCGAACAAGGCAGGAGAGGTGGAACAGCTCCGTCAAGAGCTACCTGCGGCAACATGGCCGCTGGTTGATAGTTACAGGGAGGATACACAAGCAATAAAGTCTATTTCATTTGTAGGTGAATCATCTGTCATCTTCCGTGCCGGAACTTCTTGGGAAGAGGGGGCTGTCTATACAGCTGGCAAGCATGGGATTTGCAAGATGCCGGAGTTAAGCTTAGTCGGACGCTCTGTCCAAGGCTCTGTATACGCGTTGGTCGGGCCGGACGATATCCGGTTGATTCGTAAGCCGGATGTGCAGCTGCAAGGAGAGGAGCTTGCCGTCCTTCCTTGGTCAACGATCAAGCGGCAGCTGAAGGAAGAGATGCCGAATCTGGAGACACTTGCGGATTGTGAGCGGCCGGATCAGATTATTGAGGAAGTCATTCCTTTTTCCGATGGGAGTGGACTGCTACTGGTTAGCAGTGAGGGCATTTATTTGATCGGGAAGGACCGGACGCAGCTGCTTCATCCAAGTGCCAGCGAGCTTGAAGAAAACGAAATGGACAATACCTCCATCGCTATGGCCCACGGCTCTGTTTCTCCTGATGAGCGGTGGCTCGCTTTCGGAAGTCAATCGAGTGATCATCTGCTACTGGACCGGAGTACTGGAAAGGTGCATAGCATTTATCCAGAGTCGAGTTATCCGCATTACAGCGTATTTACTCATGACGGACAGCAGGCATGGTTCAATTCCTGTCATTTTTATAATGGCTCGACTATAAGGGTTCCACTCGATGAAGTGTTATCGGGAGCATCCGATAAGAGGGAGGAATGGCCGCTGGCGGAGGACGGTGCTAGGGTATATGCGGCAGGAGTACTTTCTGACGGCGTTGTGCTGGGGGATGCCTACGGTTATTTACGTATGATTGATGTAGAGGGAGCGGAGCTGTGGCGTCATTTTGTAGGCAGTACGATTTCCGGGATGGCCGTTTCGGATGATGAAGGCGTGTTGGCTGTTGGTACTTACGGTGGAATGCTTCATCTGCTTGATCTCCGGGCGGAATCAATGGATGAGTACAGCATTGGAACCGGAACGATCCGGGAGCTAGGACGATATGTCGTATGGAAGAGTGAAGCGGAGCCTCTGCGGTGGTAGCAGAGAACATGAACTAGGGTGGCTTGCAGAGATGAAAAAAGCGACGATTATAGCTGCTATC
Above is a window of Paenibacillus uliginis N3/975 DNA encoding:
- a CDS encoding acyl-CoA dehydrogenase family protein encodes the protein MTRFIDYYIRSEAERERLKQVDVLAERFAKRAPIHDTKGSFPFENFNDLRQAGYMKLTVPRQYGGDEITLYEMVQVQERLAYGDGSTALAVGWHLGQMLHLRTAEKWPEALYADLCRDVVAQGAMMNVFASEAGTGSPSRGGKPETTAVRTEGGWHISGRKTFSTLSPILDRFVVTAYVPEEDTIGEFLIDQSDRTTIDETWNTLGMRGTGSHDVVLHEAFAADNARITGKGTDDGGGWLLHIPACYMGIALAARDFALEYAKSYKPSSVQASIATLPTVQQSIGKMESELRIARTVMYEAADRWDRDPSARSSMRAQLGLAKYTVTNHALSVVDLAMRIVGGSSLSKDFPLERYYRDIRAGLHNPPMDNTVLNQLAAEALNEN
- a CDS encoding SMI1/KNR4 family protein; translated protein: MKSTICDLMAELDELLEDKVSEDLKDLHRSYKLGKGASEESLDQFEKKFGVKLPDDFRGFYGLKDGSGYAFHILYPGDELDEEFTPFYLMSLEEMEETKSYFCERDERLDEYYSKEEISKLDPEIKPFLFHKQWFPFASMAGGSLYLMLDFDPAESGDYGQVIVYVHDPDFIYYVAKSFTELLKESNHNLKTNIEEIEY
- a CDS encoding WD40 repeat domain-containing protein, translated to MNWLNQETAAAWRSEGHRYAREINEYVRLGMESGWDKKLKEPENDSRSKLAADVWKMIREANKAGEVEQLRQELPAATWPLVDSYREDTQAIKSISFVGESSVIFRAGTSWEEGAVYTAGKHGICKMPELSLVGRSVQGSVYALVGPDDIRLIRKPDVQLQGEELAVLPWSTIKRQLKEEMPNLETLADCERPDQIIEEVIPFSDGSGLLLVSSEGIYLIGKDRTQLLHPSASELEENEMDNTSIAMAHGSVSPDERWLAFGSQSSDHLLLDRSTGKVHSIYPESSYPHYSVFTHDGQQAWFNSCHFYNGSTIRVPLDEVLSGASDKREEWPLAEDGARVYAAGVLSDGVVLGDAYGYLRMIDVEGAELWRHFVGSTISGMAVSDDEGVLAVGTYGGMLHLLDLRAESMDEYSIGTGTIRELGRYVVWKSEAEPLRW